From the Kitasatospora atroaurantiaca genome, the window GGCCCGCACGGTGCGCAGCTGCTCGCCGTAGGACTCCCGCTCGGCGTCCACCCGGTCCAGTTCCCTGGTCCAGCGGGCGCGCTCGATCTCACCGTGGCCGGCCCCCTCGCCGACCTCGCGCAGCAGGTCGGCGGCGAGCTGGGCGAGCAGCGCGAGCCGGGCCTCCAGCCGCTGCCGACGGCCGGTCGCGGCGAGCTGCTCCTGCTCCAGGGCGTGGATGCGGTGGCGTAGTTCGGAGTCCTCGGTGCCGGGCGGGAGCGGGGCGCGCGGGGTCCAGGAGCGGACGATCCGGGTGTCGAGGACCTTGGCGTCCGGGTGGTCCGCCAGCTCCGTACGGAGCGAGCGGTCGACGGCGAGCGCGCTGATCGGGCCGAGGCGCAGACGCTGGACGCCGACGGTCAGGTCGAGGACGGTGGTGCGCTCGACCAGGGCGCGGTCCTCCAGGCAGGTGACGGAAGTGACGGGAAGGGCGGTCATGGTTCAGTTCCTCCGGTTTCCGCCGAGGAGGGCCTTGCCGGCCGGGATGCGGATCTCGTAGCCGCCGTCCAGCTCGGCAGTGCCGTGGGCGGGCAGGTCGACCCGCCACAGGCGGGTGCTCGGCGGGCAGGTCTCCGAGGGTTGGTCAGGTGCCGTCCAGCCGGCTCGTTCCTCGATCCGGATGTCGGCGTCGGAGGTGACCGGGACGCGTTCGCGGACCTCCACCGTGACCGGGTGGCCGAGGCGGTTGGCCAGCTCCACGTGGACGCGGTGGTCGAGCACGGTGATGTTGTTGCGCAGACCCGCGGTGGACTCGCGCAGCTCGGTGCGGCGGGCCACCTGGATGCTCTCCGCCACCCCCAGGCCCACCCGCCGGGTGCCGCCGGGGGCGAGGGTCGGCAGGGCGGCGGTGAGCAGGAACTCGCCGTCCACCGTGACCTCGACCGGCCCGGCGAGCAGAGCCCGGTCGGTCGCGTTGCCGAGCACCAGCGTGCCGTAGACGGTCTCCTCGACCGACGGCACGCAGACGTACTCGTGCTGCAGTGCGACCGGGATCTCCCCGACCGTGACGGTGTGCCAGCTGCCGTCGGAGGGGATGTCGACCGGGGCGGCGGCGTCGTAGCGATGGTCGAACGAGCCGGCCGACTCGCGGGGGCGGACGGCGTGCCGGGGGAGCGGCAGGGCCGCCACGGCCTCGGCGCGGTGGCGGTACTCGGTGGTGGCCAGGTCGGAGGTGCCGGCCGGGAGCAGACGCCCTCGGCGGTCCGGGCGCTGGTCGGGGCCGTGGAGCGCCAGCTCGGCGTAGTCGAGCCACATCGGGTCGGGGTGGGGCGGGCCGGCAGGCTCGGGCGGCGGCGGTGCCGCGGCTGCGAGGGCAGCGGGTGCCGCTTGGGCCGCGGGGGCGGCCATCCGCATGCGCGGGGCCATCGCGAGGGGGGCTCCGCCCGGTGCGGGTGGTGCGCCTGCGAACCCGGCGTGCCCGGGAGCGGCCGGGGCCTGCGGTGCGGGTGGGGCCGGCGCCGGGGGTGGGGCCATGCCGTACGCGGCGGGAACCATGCCGCCCACGGCCGGCGGGTACTCCGGGACGCCGAGCATCCCGCCGCCCGCCGGGCCCGCCACGGCCACCATCTGCGGTCGGCGCGGCTCCGGGCGCGGGCCCGCCGCGTCGTACCCCGCGAAGAGCTCGGCCAGTCCGCCCGGTGGCTCGCGCCAGCCGGACGGCGCGGGGGCCGGCTGCCGCCGCCCGATCCGGATCGAGCGCAGCTTCGGCAGCTCGGTGCGGCGCAGCAGGTCGGCGGTGGAGAGACCGAGCCGTACGCCCGTCCAGTCCTCGCCGGTGCGCTGCGCCACCGAGGCGCGCAGCACCAGCGTCCCGCTGCTCTCACCCTGACGGTGGCTCAGCCGGTACGACGGCACCCAGACCGCGCCCGGGACGCCGTACTCGAGCTCGATCTCCAGCTCGCCCTCGCCGGCTCCCACGAGGGTGAGGACGGCGGTGGCGCTGGTCCCCACCGGGCCGGCGGGCTCGGCGGTGGAGGCCCGGGAGAGCCGCTCCCGGGCCACGTCGAGGGCGTGTTCGGTGAGGCGGAGCTCGTCGGTGAGCTGCTCGGCGCGGCCGTGCAGGGCGGCCAGGCGGCCGTCCACGAAGTCGGCGAGCTCCAGCCAGGCGTCGGCGGGCGTACGGCGGTGCGGCTCCTCGCGCCTGCGCGGCGGGGGGACGGCGCGCAGCGCGGTGATCTCCTCGATCCGGCTCAGCTGGAGCGAGTGGCGCTCGCGGGCGGCGTCCACGTCCTCCCGGGCCTGCTCGACGGCGCGGAGCAGTTCGGGCAGTTCGCCGGCCTCGCGCAGCTCGGCCGCCACCTCCAGCCGGGCCTCGGTGACCCGGGCGCCGTCGCCGAGCACCCGCGCCCGCAGCGAGCCGCCGTCGAGGGCGCGGGGCAGACCCGTCAGCCGTACCCGGCCGTCCGGCGGCACCAATCCGCGCGCCCGCCGCCGGCAGAGCGCGCCGGACGCGTAGACCACCACCGAATCCAGTACCGACTCCCAGTTCCGTGCCGTCTCCGCCGCCACCCCTGTAGCCCTTCGTCGATGCCACCCCGGGCGCCCAGTCTGCCCCCGGGGTACCCGGGTGGCAGTGGATTTGCGCCGCGTGCCGTGCAATGGCCGTGCAATGCCATGGAGGGGGACGGCGGTGGCCTCGCCGCCGGTTCTTGCCGGAGGTACACGGACTGAGGCGCCCGGGGCCGCGCGGGCCGTACCGGTGCGAGAGGATGGGTGACCACCGGGCCCGTCATCAGGTTCAGGCCCGTTCTCAGGTTTCAGGAGACGTACCCCGCCATGCGCACTGTCGCCGTCGTCGGCACCGGACTGATCGGCACCTCCGCCGCGCTCGCCCTCACCCGGCGCGGGCTGCACGTCCATCTCGAGGACGCCGACCCGGACGCCGCCCGTACGGCCGCCTCGCTCGGCGCGGGCACCACGGAGACGCCGGACGGGCCGGTCGACCTGGCGATCATCGCGGTGCCGCCCGCGCTGGTCGGCAAGGTGCTCGCCGACTGCCAGCGCCGCGGACTGGCCCGCTGGTACACCGACGTCGCGAGCGTGAAGTCGGGCCCCCGGGCCGAGGTCACCGCGCTCGGCTGCGACACCGTCCACTACATCGGCAGCCACCCGATGGCCGGGCGCGAGCGCTCCGGCCCGCTGGCCGCCCGCGCCGACCTCTTCGAGGGCCGGCCCTGGGTGCTCACCCCGACCCCGGACACCGACACCGAGACCCTCAACGCCGCGCTCGAACTGGTCGCCCTCTGCGGCGCCATGCCGATCGTGATGGACGCCGCCGCGCACGACCGGGCCGTCGCGCTGGTCTCGCACGCCCCGCAGCTCTTCTCCTCGCTGGTCGCGGCCCGGCTGGAGCACGCGGACGAGACCGCCGTGCGGCTCTCCGGCCAGGGCGTGCGCGACGTCACCCGGATCGCCGCCTCCAACCCCGCGATGTGGGTCGACATCCTCTCCGCCAACGCCGGGGTGGTCGCCGACATCCTGGAGGAGCTCGCCGCGGACCTCGGCGACACCGTCACGGCGCTGCGCGCCCTGCAGACCGCCGACGAGGGCGAGCGCCGGTCCGGGGCGGCCGGGATCGAGGCCGTGATGCGCCGGGGCAACGCCGGCCAGGCCCGCATCCCCGGCAAGCACGGCGCGCCGCCCACCCGCTACGAGACCGTCGCCGTCGTCCTCGGCGACCAGCCCGGAGAACTCGGCCGCCTCTTCGGCGAGGTCGGCGCCCTCGGCGTCAACATCGAGGACGTGGCGATCGAGCACTCCTCCGGCCAGCAGGTCGGCTTCGTCCAGCTCTCCGTCGCCCCGGCCGCCGTCAAGCGGCTCACCGTCGCGCTCCGGGAACACGGGTGGAGCGTGCGGGACTAGCCCGGCAGAGCGACACCGGGGGCTCGGTCAGGGATCGCCCACCAGTGGCAACCGGCCGGTCTCCGTGGCGAGTCGACGAGCCGCTCTCCACGGTCGCTGGGACGATACGCCAATGGCACCAGGGGCAGGCACTCCCAAGAGTTCGGCGACGGCGCGACTGGTCCTGCTGACACTCGCAGCCGGGCAGTTCCTGATGCTGCTGGACAGCTCTGTCATGAACGTGTCGATCGCGACGGTGGCCGATGACGTGGGCACCACCGTGACCGGGATCCAGGGCGCGATCACCGCCTACACGCTCGTGATGGCGATGTTCATGATCCCGGGCGGCAAGGTCGGCGCCCTCATGGGCCGCAAGCGTGCGTTCATGATCGGCTGTGTCATCTACGGCTGCGGGTCCCTGACGACGGCGATCGCCCCGAACCTGCCCGTGCTCCTGCTCGGCTGGTCGTTCCTCGAGGGGGTCGGGGCGGCACTCATCCTGCCCGCGATCGTGGCGCTCGTCGCCGGCAACTTCGTGGCCGAACGCCGGCCGGCCGCCTACGGACTCGTCATGGCTGCCGGGGCCGTGGCGATCGCGGTCGGGCCGCTCATCGGGGGCATCGCGACGACGTACTTCTCCTGGCGCTGGGTCTTCGCCGGTGAGGTCGCGATCGTGCTCGGCATCCTGGTGCTCGGCCGCCGCATCGAGGAAGCGCCGGCCACCACGCGCCCGCACATCGATCTGGTCGGGGCCGTGCTCTCCGCCCTCGGGCTCGGGATCTTCGTCTTCGGCGTACTCCGCTCGGACGAGTGGGGCTGGTTCCTCCCGAAGCCCGACGCACCCGCCTGGCTCGGGATCTCGCTGGTCGTGTGGCTGATGCTGGCGGGAGTGCTCCTGATCTGGCTCTTCCTCCGCTGGGAGGCCCGGGTGGTGGAGCAGGGCGGGGAGCCACTCGTGGACCCGGCCCTGCTGCGGAACCGGCAGCTCTCCGGCGGCCTGACGATCTTCTTCTTCCAGTACCTCGTGCAGATGGGGGTCTTCTTCGTCGTACCGCTCTACCTGTCGGTGGCGCTCGGCCTGTCCGCGCTCAAGACCGGCGTACGCATCCTGCCGCTCTCCCTGACACTGCTGGCTGCGGCGATCCTGATCCCGCGCTTTCTTCCCGACGTCTCGCCGCGGCGCGTGGTGCGGATCGGGATCTTCTCGTTGCTCGTGGGTGCGGTGGTCCTGCTGGCCGCGCTCGACGCGGACGCGGGGGCGGAGATCGTCACCGTCCCCCTCCTGCTGATCGGGCTCGGCATGGGCGCGCTGGCCTCCCAGCTCGGGTCGGTCACCGTCTCCGCGGTGCCGGACGAGCAGAGCGCGGAGGTCGGCGGCGTCCAGAACGCCGTCACCAACCTCGGCGCCTCGATCGGTACGGCACTCGCCGGTTCGATCATGATCGCGGCGCTCACGACGTCGTTCCTGACCAGCATCGAGCAGAATCAGGCGATCCCGGCCGAGGTCACCAGCCAGGCGACGGTCGAGCTCGAGGGCGGCGTGCCCTTTCTGTCGGACGCCCAGCTCACGGCCGCCCTCGACGAAGCGGGCGTGAGCGCGGAGGTGACGCAGGCCGCGCTCGACGCGAACGCGGCAGCGAGGCTCGACGGCCTGCGCGCGGCGCTCGCCGTCCTCGCCCTCACCGCTCTCCTCGCGATGTTCTTCACCCAGCGGATCCCGACGACCCAGCCCCGTTCGACAGAGCCGTAGCGGCGGCCGGCTCCGTCCTGGCCGTGCGGGACACCTCCGCGCGCTGCCTCTTACTCCCGCTGCCTCCCATCGACCATCGCCGCCTCCGGCCGTCCCCGGCGTCTCCGCCTCCGGCAGGCGGCAGGGGTGTGCCGAGTGCTCGGCCGGGCCCTGGTGCCACGGCGGTCGGAGCGTCTGCGCCGGTCGACTAACCTTGTTGTAGTCATTCAGCTCAGGCACAGAGAGAGGTTCGCCCCGTGGACACTGCCGACCGAGCGCACGCCCCGGTCGTCGTCGCCATCGACGGACCCTCCGGCTCCGGAAAGTCGACCGTCTCGCGGGCGGTCGCCGCCCGGCTCGGGCTGAGCTTCCTGGACACCGGCGCGATGTACCGCGCGATGACCTGGTGGATGCTGGCCAACGACGTCGACGTCAACGACCCCGAGGCCGTCGCCATCGCCTGCGGCAAGCCGGTGATCGTCTCCGGTACGGACGCGGACGGCCCGACCATCACGGTCGACGGCCAGGACGTCTCCGGCCCGATCCGCGGCCCGGAGGTGACCGCGCACGTCAGCGCCGTGGCCGCCGTCCCGCAGGTGCGGACCCGGCTGGTCGAGCTGCAGCGCGGCTGCGCCGAGGTCGCCGAGCGGGGTATCGCCGCCGAGGGCCGGGACATGGGCAGCGTGGTGTTCCCGGACGCGACAGTGAAGATCTTCCTCACCGCCTCCGAGACCGCCCGCGCCGAGCGCCGGGCCGCCGAGCTGCGCGCCAAGGGCGTGGACGAGGCGACCATCACCGCGATGGCCGCCGACCTCGCCCGCCGCGACGCCGCCGACTCCTCCCGGGAGACGGCGCCGCTCACCCAGGCGCCCGACGCCGTGCTGGTCGACACCAGCGAGCTCACCCTGGACCAGGTGATCGACCGGATCGCCTCCCTGGTGGAGGAGCGGGCCGGGCTCTCCGCAGTCTGACGACTGCTGCCCGGGAACGACCCCCCCGGGAACGACCTACATACTTGCGCTGCCCGCTACGAGGGCAGGCCGCACCGCGCTGCCCGTCAGGGCAGGTACGCACGGCACGTCCCTGGGAAGGGCCGTGCCGGGAAATGGACATACGGAAAATGAGCAACGAGACCGCGACCGGCTCGCACGGCGAGCTGGACGCGTCCGAGTACGCGGAGTTCATGGCGCTCGCCGCCGAGGAGGGCTTCGACGCCGAGGACATCGACGGGCTCGGCGACGCCGACCACAGCCCACTGCCGATCCTGGCCGTCGTGGGACGCCCGAACGTCGGCAAGTCGACCCTGGTGAACCGCATCATCGGCCGCCGTGAGGCCGTCGTCGAGGACCGCCCCGGCGTGACCCGTGACCGCGTCACGTACGAGGCCACCTGGAACGGCCGCCGCTTCAAGCTGGTCGACACCGGCGGCTGGGAGCTGGACGTCCTCGGCCTCGACGCCATGGTGGCCGCGCAGGCCGAGCTCGGCATCGAGACCGCCGACGCGGTGCTCTTCGTGGTGGACGCCACCGTCGGTGCGACCGACACCGACGAGGCGCTGATCAAGATCATCCGCCGGGCCGGCAAGCCCACCGTGCTCTGCGCCAACAAGGTCGACGGCCAGTCCACCGAGGCGGAGGCCGCGTACCTCTGGTCGCTCGGCCTCGGCGAGCCGTACCCCGTCTCCGCGCTGCACGGCCGCGGCTCCGGCGACCTGCTGGACGCCGTGATGGCTGCTCTCCCCGAGGCCCCGCCGCAGACCTTCGGCACCGCCCTCGGCGGTCCGCGCCGCGTCGCCCTGATCGGCCGGCCCAACGTGGGCAAGTCCAGCCTGCTCAACAAGGTCGCGGGCGAGGACCGGGTGGTCGTCAACGAGCTCGCCGGCACCACCCGCGACCCGGTCGACGAGCTGATCGAGCTGGGCGGGAAGACCTGGAAGTTCGTCGACACGGCCGGTATCCGCCGCCGGGTCCACCTCACCGCGGGCGCCGACTTCTACGCCTCGCTGCGCACCGCCTCGGCGCTGGAGAAGGCCGAGGTCGCGGTCGTCCTGATCGACGCCAGCGAGACGCTGGCCGAGCAGGACACCCGGATCATCACGATGGCCGTCGAGGCCGGGCGTGCCGTCGTCATCGCCTACAACAAGTGGGACCAGATGGACGAGGAGCGC encodes:
- a CDS encoding DUF4139 domain-containing protein, coding for MAAETARNWESVLDSVVVYASGALCRRRARGLVPPDGRVRLTGLPRALDGGSLRARVLGDGARVTEARLEVAAELREAGELPELLRAVEQAREDVDAARERHSLQLSRIEEITALRAVPPPRRREEPHRRTPADAWLELADFVDGRLAALHGRAEQLTDELRLTEHALDVARERLSRASTAEPAGPVGTSATAVLTLVGAGEGELEIELEYGVPGAVWVPSYRLSHRQGESSGTLVLRASVAQRTGEDWTGVRLGLSTADLLRRTELPKLRSIRIGRRQPAPAPSGWREPPGGLAELFAGYDAAGPRPEPRRPQMVAVAGPAGGGMLGVPEYPPAVGGMVPAAYGMAPPPAPAPPAPQAPAAPGHAGFAGAPPAPGGAPLAMAPRMRMAAPAAQAAPAALAAAAPPPPEPAGPPHPDPMWLDYAELALHGPDQRPDRRGRLLPAGTSDLATTEYRHRAEAVAALPLPRHAVRPRESAGSFDHRYDAAAPVDIPSDGSWHTVTVGEIPVALQHEYVCVPSVEETVYGTLVLGNATDRALLAGPVEVTVDGEFLLTAALPTLAPGGTRRVGLGVAESIQVARRTELRESTAGLRNNITVLDHRVHVELANRLGHPVTVEVRERVPVTSDADIRIEERAGWTAPDQPSETCPPSTRLWRVDLPAHGTAELDGGYEIRIPAGKALLGGNRRN
- a CDS encoding prephenate dehydrogenase translates to MRTVAVVGTGLIGTSAALALTRRGLHVHLEDADPDAARTAASLGAGTTETPDGPVDLAIIAVPPALVGKVLADCQRRGLARWYTDVASVKSGPRAEVTALGCDTVHYIGSHPMAGRERSGPLAARADLFEGRPWVLTPTPDTDTETLNAALELVALCGAMPIVMDAAAHDRAVALVSHAPQLFSSLVAARLEHADETAVRLSGQGVRDVTRIAASNPAMWVDILSANAGVVADILEELAADLGDTVTALRALQTADEGERRSGAAGIEAVMRRGNAGQARIPGKHGAPPTRYETVAVVLGDQPGELGRLFGEVGALGVNIEDVAIEHSSGQQVGFVQLSVAPAAVKRLTVALREHGWSVRD
- a CDS encoding MFS transporter, with the translated sequence MAPGAGTPKSSATARLVLLTLAAGQFLMLLDSSVMNVSIATVADDVGTTVTGIQGAITAYTLVMAMFMIPGGKVGALMGRKRAFMIGCVIYGCGSLTTAIAPNLPVLLLGWSFLEGVGAALILPAIVALVAGNFVAERRPAAYGLVMAAGAVAIAVGPLIGGIATTYFSWRWVFAGEVAIVLGILVLGRRIEEAPATTRPHIDLVGAVLSALGLGIFVFGVLRSDEWGWFLPKPDAPAWLGISLVVWLMLAGVLLIWLFLRWEARVVEQGGEPLVDPALLRNRQLSGGLTIFFFQYLVQMGVFFVVPLYLSVALGLSALKTGVRILPLSLTLLAAAILIPRFLPDVSPRRVVRIGIFSLLVGAVVLLAALDADAGAEIVTVPLLLIGLGMGALASQLGSVTVSAVPDEQSAEVGGVQNAVTNLGASIGTALAGSIMIAALTTSFLTSIEQNQAIPAEVTSQATVELEGGVPFLSDAQLTAALDEAGVSAEVTQAALDANAAARLDGLRAALAVLALTALLAMFFTQRIPTTQPRSTEP
- the cmk gene encoding (d)CMP kinase, with protein sequence MDTADRAHAPVVVAIDGPSGSGKSTVSRAVAARLGLSFLDTGAMYRAMTWWMLANDVDVNDPEAVAIACGKPVIVSGTDADGPTITVDGQDVSGPIRGPEVTAHVSAVAAVPQVRTRLVELQRGCAEVAERGIAAEGRDMGSVVFPDATVKIFLTASETARAERRAAELRAKGVDEATITAMAADLARRDAADSSRETAPLTQAPDAVLVDTSELTLDQVIDRIASLVEERAGLSAV
- the der gene encoding ribosome biogenesis GTPase Der — protein: MSNETATGSHGELDASEYAEFMALAAEEGFDAEDIDGLGDADHSPLPILAVVGRPNVGKSTLVNRIIGRREAVVEDRPGVTRDRVTYEATWNGRRFKLVDTGGWELDVLGLDAMVAAQAELGIETADAVLFVVDATVGATDTDEALIKIIRRAGKPTVLCANKVDGQSTEAEAAYLWSLGLGEPYPVSALHGRGSGDLLDAVMAALPEAPPQTFGTALGGPRRVALIGRPNVGKSSLLNKVAGEDRVVVNELAGTTRDPVDELIELGGKTWKFVDTAGIRRRVHLTAGADFYASLRTASALEKAEVAVVLIDASETLAEQDTRIITMAVEAGRAVVIAYNKWDQMDEERRYYLEREIEQDLVQVQWAPRVNVSALTGRHMEKLVPAIETALAGWETRIPTARLNAFLGELVASHPHPIRGGKQPRILFGTQAGTRPPRFVLFASGFLEAGYRRFVERRLREEFGFVGTPISISVRVREKRRRK